The genome window GTTGCATGATCCTCCATTTCTACTTATACTGATTGAAATTGTTCGATATCTTTATcagtcacgattttttttagataattcCATCAGTTTATTAAGAGACGATCGTGAAATCTCAAAGTCGAATGAATATGACGAATCATTCAGTTATTTATTGGGATTTGGTCTCCGTCACACTTTCCCTAGATCATCTCTAATGTTGTAAcaaattgaacattttcaaaacGCGTTTTTGATATAAATTCTTATTACGTGCAATAGAGAAATAATAGTTTATTGTCGTAATTAATAACTTATTAGTTATTAACCAcagtgataaaatttttataaatgtccagcttttttttatattttggttCATTTTGTAATGAAATTATGGGATAAAATCCCACAATAATCGGACGTCAGTTCAATTTTAGTTGAGTAAATGTGTCAAGCGATTTAAACTTTATAATAAGAGATGGGTAAACATGAGTAGGCTTGTCTTAGACCAGAGAAAACGACGAATCCATCAActagacattttttatttcgaaaaagaattttcaattgattaaaaaatcgcaAAAGACATTTCCTGAATTTCCACAATTCTGAACTATTTTCATGGTTCAGaggatttcataattaaaattcatttgagtACTGAGTAAAACCACTTTcgttccattgaaaaaaatgtattaaaaCTCCATATGAATAAATCTTTTTTTACAACatagaaattataaatttttgaatctgTATTTTTGTAATATCGATTTTCCTTTTTACGAATCATTTAGCATAACTTCATAATCGGGAAAATTGGGTGTACTTAGCTGGCCATAAATGTCTCGCACGTGGTAATAATGATACGAATTCGCAGGTGGGGGGGCTAGATCACTGAGAGGGTCTAATTAGTTGATAGCGTGTGTATTGAGTATCAAAATAGATACTCAGATTCAATGGAATAGAATGTAATCGAGGAAATAtacaaaacaatttattttgcaCGTGAAAAACGCAGTTTATCGTGAATTCCTCGGCTTCATTATTCACTTGTGAAATTCCAGGCCCAGCGTTTGAGTCATAAATGCGAGTATATCGGTTCGTTCTTCAATCTGAGAGAATAGTAAACATGAAACAATTATAGAAACAATCGGTTAATTTATTTTGCTCAATGTGACGGTATTCGCTTCATATTGATTGCCAAATTGTTTGGTAAAGTCGGATGTTGTCGTGGAAGTGTCGATCCTTTATAATAATTCGTGGATTTCGACTAGttattgaaatgaataattgcgCATCATAAACCAATGGcgcagtatttttaattttttcaaacatcTTTACCACAATTTGATGCGAGGAATACCGTCATATTTTGTAAACATCGATCATGTTTTACTTGTGTTGATACTTACGATTTTAGTCGTCGGTTTACCGTGACCGTGTCCCGCTTTTGTCTCGATTCTCCCCAAAATTGGATTACTCTGTTGAGGAAGTTTTCCCAGTTTATGCTGCATTGTGGCTATCAATTTCAAACTATGTAATGGCACAACTCGATCATCGTGATCGGCAGTTAACAACATTGTGGCAGGATACTGAGTGCCATTTTCTGGAGCTCGGACGTTATGAAGTGgtgaaaatttgattaaattctCGAAATGTTCTTTCTCATCAGAACTACCATAGTCCGATATCCAGGCGTAGCCTACAGTGAATTTGTGGAATCGAAGCATATCCATAACTCTAGAAATTAGAACAAATTGttggtgaaaattttcaatggaaaattactAGTGATATTTAcatcagaattaatttttctcttcattatagaataattatttcttctgcAAAGGATAATATTTAGgatgattaaatattattattctaGTCTGGCGGTCTCACATGTGAATCCTTGCCCAgtgaaacaataataataattgtgtgTACATATTTACCCAACTTCTGCAATAGCAGCCCCGAACAAATCCGGTCTTTGATTAACGCAAGCAGCGATAACCATTCCTCCATTACTTCCCCCTTGaatcgtcaattttttagaCGTTGTATACTTCTTCTCTATTAAGTATTCGGCTGCACATTGAAAATCGTCAAAAGTATTCTGTTTATTCAAAAAACGTCCTCCATTGTGCCACTTCTCCCCATATTCTCtgtgataaaataatgaaattatagAAATATCTTCAGTTAGAAGAAGGGAAACGAATTTAATTCATGATTTGTACCCTCCACCACGAATATTTGCCACCGCCAGGACTCCATTGAAATGCTGAATAAATACAAGTCGAGTGACACTAAACGTTGGCTGAACGCTAACATTAAAGCCACCATAGCCATAGAGCAGTGCAGGCATAGATCCATCCAGGACAGCATTCTAAATCCAACAGAATATAAGCGATAAAGAAATCTGCTCATCATCTACTTTTGTCTTGTAATCAATTTTGAAGATGTTAATTGCTTCCAAATGGACGTACAGTCCAACTACAGCTAcggaattcaattatttctgaatcaaagtgaaatatttttcattgatcttGAACGTAATTCTTCGTCATCTTACATGGTAATTCATGAATCCcggggaaaaatattatctaATACGAATAGGAATTGATGAAATTAGAATAGTGCAATTGTGGAGAGGAAATTaagaatcaataaaattaaataacacaatacaaataaatgaattcgtCAATACTGAAAATGTTAATCGAAatgaccagtttttgatgttaacaaataaacaaatgaagaTGAATGTTCACAACCCAAAATGTCTCTGCTGAATATATAAgtagataataatatttaccGCCTTCATAACGACGAACATGGGAATTCGGGTGCCATCTTTGCTCGTATAGAACACCTGCGAGGTTTTGTAAGCCTTGGGATCGAAATTATTGACTTTGATTTCTCGGAACACCTGTTAATTTATAATAGTGAAAATTCCACGTCGATTTTATCATGCATTATTAAATGATATAGTATTTTTATCAGTTCTCACTTGTGGTTCTTCATCAGTCTTTAGATCAACTCGGTAGATAATCCCTGGGGTTAAAAATGAAGCGAACTGATAGAAAATTTCTGAATACTTCTTATCTCCACTGTAACCTACTATTGTGCCGAGATCTAGTGGAAATTTTCGCAATAGTTCACCAGTTTTGAGACTGTGAAGTTGCAAGACGTCCTGAAACGATGGTTcatttatggataatttatgcaATTTAACCAAATGATAAGGATTCTTCTCCTAAAAGTTACAGAAATTGTTCTTTTCTGCTCGATCAAATTACCGTGACTTCTTTAATGTAGCGCGCCATAAACTTATCTCCATCCACAGCGTCAACCCAATCCAGAACTCTTTCTGGATGCTCTGGTAACAACACAGTCCATTTGGATTCAGCGTAATCCTCCAAATCGATGGATATGAGACAATAATTGGGAGCATTTTTGTTGGTTCTGAAGATTGCTTTGGTACCATCATTCGTAAtgtactgaaaataaaaacaaattagtaatctaaaaattattttgcaagcacattaaataaattgcaGACATCTCTTAGAAAAATCTCATTATTGAGGTGATATACTTCCTgaaatattaacaaaatgtttatcatttcatttttgtgCTTGCTCTTACGCTTTTGCAAGGTACTTCACATAATTCTCAATATACTAACTTCATAATCAGCTTCAAATTTCTCGACTATTTTAGTCAGCTGTAGTTtcccatcgattttttttcctggctCGAGTGCTGTAAAGTACACCAGGTTATCTCGACAATCCTTCAGAGGAGTAACGATCAACCATTTTCCACAATCTGTAACTTCGGCACCactatcacaaaaaaaaaatagcaataATATATTTGATCAATAAATATACGAGAAATGATTAAACAGATTGAAAAACTGAATTTTAAGACTAGACAGGTACATAAATATTTCACAgaattttatacaattcaAATAGCAAATCTCGCAATAATCTTGAataaatatccgataattatcatttctcCCCATAAATTTACGTAAAGTTACATGACCCATACATTCTCCAGAGGGGCTCCTCGGGAAATTCCACGACGATAACGTCCTCAGACTGTGGAGTCCCGATAAGATGATAGCACAACTTCTGGTTTTTCGCACCGAGTGTTTTGATCTCATCAGTTGTTCCCTCCTGCTGCAGATAAGTTCCATAGAATATTCCCCGGTTATCGTGCGTCCACGTCATGTACGAGTACTTGATCTTTTCAAGGACTTCCGGGTACTTTTCGCCTTTAAATTAAACAACAGATGGAAAATGAGTTTATCTTGAAATAGCATCGCTCCAACCAGAAAtgataaatcaaaatttatccgtaatttattaataataatttatactcATAAATTAGCAATATTTCTTTGAAATAGAGAGACAATTGAGGCAAgttattttcgtgattttccaTAACCttgatatttgtttaaaaaagaGATCTGCTTGACAATTTTCTTGCTTTTCTCTCACTTTAGTTATCTATAATAACAAACCTGTTTTTGTATTGATAAAGTGGATAGTACTGCAATCAGAACCACTGTTTGATAATCCATAGGCAAATATGCTACCATCTTCACTGAACTTTGTAGTCATAATGGCAATAGAACCATCTTCCGAGAATTTATTTGGATCTAGGAATACTCTAGGCTCTGAATCCAAAGTGTCTTGAACGTAGAGAACACTGAAAATAATGTCAGAACCGTTAGAAAGCATTATTTTTGGAGGAAATTATTCAACAGAAtgagtaaattatttaaaaataacttATCAATTGCAATATTACCGAGAGTATATATTTTCAAAGGATAGTCGAAATAATAGTCTCATTTTACCTCGACTTTATGTCGCTAATAAATCTCCTCATCTTATCACGTTTAGTTTGTACCAACACCTGGCTTTACTTTTTTTGTGCATATCAATTAATATTACGTatacaaatataaataaatggttGAAGGCCTTCAGATGATGGCCAGTTGACAGTTCTCGCGATAAAAAAGCAACAAACatcgttaaaaataaatattttgatgttttttctACGAAATTGTCACCGACCTCTGGTTTTGCAGTCCCgtatttttatagaaataataCTTGTCGCCATGTTTTCCAGGGCACGAATATGTGGGAAAGTCCCACAGCTGTTTAAGACGATCGTGAATATCTTGTCTCACTGGACAGGAATCCAAAAAAGGTCTTGTTATTGCATTTTGAGCATTAACAAAGGCCTTGGTTTCCTCTCCCTTAGGATCCTCAAGCCATCTGTATGGATCCTTTATCTAGTagaatacaataaaaaaattaatcaactaaCGGTGAACGATGAAGTGTTGTTATGTTGGAAAACAAAAGTCCAGTGACACTAACCTCAACGCCATGATAATTCTCAGAACATTCTTCATCTCTCCTTGCTTCTGGGTACTCAAACTTCGCCATTGTCGAAGAACAGTAATTGCACCTttgtaattgataaattttgctgGTACTTTTTGTGGTAATTAATCTACTGAGCTTAGTGCTCCTAACACCACTACGGATGAATGGTAAAAACTGGTGTAAACTGCCTGTCAGCAAAGCCGCGGCAGCCATTATGCTGCGCAGCTCCAGGGACGTGATTAGAGAGCTCTGAGCCCCACGGATCATGTTTTTTCCTTCTCAAAGCAATTATCGCGATGTTTCAACTGCTTTTAATTCACAATCCAATTATACAATCAAATACAATCCAAGAAATGCTCATTATGTCGAGGAGATAATAATGGGAATAATGATGCTGATGATAACACTTAATCAGGCGATGGTAATTTCAGCATTTTTTCTACATTACCGATCTGTCGATAATGTATAAAAACCCGGTAGAATTATCAATATTCCATAAACACACACATTTTAAGCCACTTTTAAAATTACTCTAATTACTACGATTTTCCTGGATTATTTGAGATTCATTACGTGATTTTTTTGTACCTCAAAGACcgtatttacaaaaaaagtaCTTTAgagtacaaaattaaaaacttcATGGAGCGGAGCATGCCAGATCTAGTTCTGTGACGTCaataaattctattgaattcaataaaataaaataaacagttAATTATATATGATAGAAGTAACGTAGAAATTGTGGCTTCCCAGTTTCTGAGACGCAGTGTTGAACAGAAAAACATGTGCCCAGTCTTGAATATAAAATGTTTTCTCTTGACCTTCTCTGAGGCGAAAaggaatttattcaaatagGATATGCGCAGGTGTTTTAtcataggatttttcaatttgtttgtTTATAGAATCACACTATCTGATCCAATATATTTCTCGCCGGTTTATCTTCGGAAAACTTTGgcatatattttataattctttattatttgaaCTATACGATAAATAAAACCTCCTCGAAATGAGAAAACCTGGCATCGAACACCTGTGCATATATCAACCTGTCTTTTACTGTATTTAAAACGCTGTCCTGCAAACACTGATAATGTCAATTCCACCAATTGTCACGTGCGAAAAGAATTGCTAGGAAATTTTAATCTAACAGAATTaatgctttgaaaaaattactttcgTCGTGACAGAGGGATTTTGAAATTGAGGGTTTCGGCAATTTTATGTTTGAAACTGATTTTAAAAGTCAAAACTACGAATAAAGTTACTTCCTCTACCTTAAGATTCAGTTGGAGAGGTCCCCAAAGAATTTTTGAAAGGCATTACTTACTAAATTGTAACGTTCATGAAATTAAACTTTcttttacaataaatttagaattaaaaaataatatatagatCATATGTTTATTAATGTCGACGGATAAATTTCGACAATATTTACGTTTACAAAAACTATTCCACCGAATTTCGGagcataatatttaattataaaatataaaaatgggAAGCCATAACTTATAACTGTCTCTACAAGAACAAAATGTTTTAACAAACCGTAAACATTTCTGTTTATGAAATGTTTTTCCTTGATTTCTTCACATCACTTTTTTCTTTGTAACATTACTTCACTAAATTATTTCTCGTTAGATTTTTCCCGCGAATTTTATGATGAATACAACATGACAACATTACCGATATCGAAAAGTTCATCTTAACACATCAAATACAGTCACACAATTTTCTCATGTACAAATGAGGATTGTGACTCACACATTTGACACGAGAATTCTATTCGACTttgtcacaatttttcaaatagaaTCCAAGTGTTCTACATACACgtcttatttttcaatgataagaCAAATGTTATGACCCATTCTGACCTATTGATGCAGATACGACATAAGTTGTTTTCCCTCCGTATATAAACGCCATACGCAGTTATAGTTGAGTTCATTTACGGCGGGGGACTTTTGAACATAGATTAATTGCGGTACATGTACTTGAGTGAACCATTAAGAGACACTGAACGAAGCAGATTAGTTTACTCGTGTCTTGACAACTTAACTGAACTGTTATTTGTATTTCATTGTTTCTCGTCTCAatcgtatttttattttcaaatacaataaaaaatattcacttgtgatttttattgaactgctGCGACACATGTTACGAGTAAGTACTTAATTCTACGATTGAATGGtggtgaaaattaaaatttatctaacattagttttcaataatttggGAAATGGTCAACAAAAACTCATAGTCATGAGTAAAATTTGAAtagaattgaataaatgaatcagTGGAAgtacaaaatgttttttttttaataatatatttttattttgacacGAGGAAGACATGACTGTACTCTAGGGATGATCTAGGGACTAACTATAATATGTGAAAAACATGTACTGAGGAATTTAAAGAGAATAACATAAATTAATGACTAGGAAACGGATCGTTTCTTCATTTCAATTGATGTTTCAGATTAccttaaaaagaaaaatataattttgcctaTGATAATTGTTTTAGACAATCAAGAAtctcaaattttcattcaaaaactcACTCCATATTCGTTTCAAAAGAATATTTCATTAGCAGAACTTAGTTTTTTTCTCAGAGTAAACCGGCTTTTAGTTACGAGGAGACCCCATcgtaaaaaagttatttcctaAAGTGTTACTTCTTATCATTTAGTTCAAAGTTTAACGtttttttcaagatattttcTATCGAGGAGATCTAGTGCACTAGGAAAGTTGCTTATGATATCTCTGTACAACTTATTCTCCTTAAATTTTTAGAAACATTTCTGAGCATaacatcaataattttataaattcaataactTCATGAATACTATGAActaatgaattaataaaattattttaaggaAATTAAACGGCAGCTTCACTTGCTCTAATTCATTACTCATTTGTTTCTGAGCTCTCTAAACCCTCATGTGCGCTACCCCCACCCCGTAATAATAGAAAATAGACGCTAGATCAGCgttggggtaaaaaaaatattccgattCCAATTGCAATGAGGAACAAGAATGGGGAAAAAGGATaagggaaaattttatttcaattaaatgacAATGCGGTATGAGTCAGTGCATATTCTtctttgaattaatttctctGGACATTAAATAGGAAACTAAACGAGTCCAATGCATTTTCCAAACCCAAATGGAAATATGGACACCTAGGGTAACATGGATCTccattaaaaatgtttttcctcttaattttttaaatttttccgcGGAGATTATAACTGAAAAACCCAGAACGCAATatgttttgtaaaaaaaataaatccatctttcattcgtttttttttggttcggAAAATCTCAAGATTTGTCATACAATGGTTTGTCAACATTTCATTATTCTTTCTCGTCCATTCATTAAGAATTCCGCATAAATTTCAATCTTATAAACGATGAATAACTCGTGCTTTAAATATTATCTCATTCTTAGTAGTTACACCAAGAAAAAGAGTCTCCACGCTATCAAACTCCCTCTTTTCTTCACAACAAAACATAAACACAACATTTAAAAATGGAATGACGTATTCTTCCGATAATATTAAAGAAATAATCTCCCCTTGAACATATGATAAGCCCTCAATGCGAATAGCCGTGGGAACTTCGAAATacgttttcttgaaaaaattggaGTAAAACTACTGATAGGCAATCTCCAACATCTTTCACTGAATGATTTGCCAAACCTTTTCATACTTTCGTTAGAAATTCAGTACAAATTGAAAACGTTAGAGTGATGAACAACTTCTATTTGAAATTTGATCTTACTGTTAACAACAGAACTGAGAAAAAATCTTCGATGCTGTTATAGCTTCCagtctatttaattttttctctgaaacCAAACATCAACACTagtttaaacaaataaaaaaattatcatagaAACAATTTGTACTTGATCGAACGATAAGCTCATTCTTAAGGAGTTATTGTTGATATCTCTACATCTTTTATGTTTTTTGTAAATTCCTGGGAAACTGTCAATA of Diachasmimorpha longicaudata isolate KC_UGA_2023 chromosome 3, iyDiaLong2, whole genome shotgun sequence contains these proteins:
- the LOC135160913 gene encoding prolyl endopeptidase isoform X1; its protein translation is MAAAALLTGSLHQFLPFIRSGVRSTKLSRLITTKSTSKIYQLQRCNYCSSTMAKFEYPEARRDEECSENYHGVEIKDPYRWLEDPKGEETKAFVNAQNAITRPFLDSCPVRQDIHDRLKQLWDFPTYSCPGKHGDKYYFYKNTGLQNQSVLYVQDTLDSEPRVFLDPNKFSEDGSIAIMTTKFSEDGSIFAYGLSNSGSDCSTIHFINTKTGEKYPEVLEKIKYSYMTWTHDNRGIFYGTYLQQEGTTDEIKTLGAKNQKLCYHLIGTPQSEDVIVVEFPEEPLWRIGAEVTDCGKWLIVTPLKDCRDNLVYFTALEPGKKIDGKLQLTKIVEKFEADYEYITNDGTKAIFRTNKNAPNYCLISIDLEDYAESKWTVLLPEHPERVLDWVDAVDGDKFMARYIKEVTDVLQLHSLKTGELLRKFPLDLGTIVGYSGDKKYSEIFYQFASFLTPGIIYRVDLKTDEEPQVFREIKVNNFDPKAYKTSQVFYTSKDGTRIPMFVVMKANAVLDGSMPALLYGYGGFNVSVQPTFSVTRLVFIQHFNGVLAVANIRGGGEYGEKWHNGGRFLNKQNTFDDFQCAAEYLIEKKYTTSKKLTIQGGSNGGMVIAACVNQRPDLFGAAIAEVGVMDMLRFHKFTVGYAWISDYGSSDEKEHFENLIKFSPLHNVRAPENGTQYPATMLLTADHDDRVVPLHSLKLIATMQHKLGKLPQQSNPILGRIETKAGHGHGKPTTKIIEERTDILAFMTQTLGLEFHK
- the LOC135160913 gene encoding prolyl endopeptidase isoform X2, encoding MRRFISDIKSSVLYVQDTLDSEPRVFLDPNKFSEDGSIAIMTTKFSEDGSIFAYGLSNSGSDCSTIHFINTKTGEKYPEVLEKIKYSYMTWTHDNRGIFYGTYLQQEGTTDEIKTLGAKNQKLCYHLIGTPQSEDVIVVEFPEEPLWRIGAEVTDCGKWLIVTPLKDCRDNLVYFTALEPGKKIDGKLQLTKIVEKFEADYEYITNDGTKAIFRTNKNAPNYCLISIDLEDYAESKWTVLLPEHPERVLDWVDAVDGDKFMARYIKEVTDVLQLHSLKTGELLRKFPLDLGTIVGYSGDKKYSEIFYQFASFLTPGIIYRVDLKTDEEPQVFREIKVNNFDPKAYKTSQVFYTSKDGTRIPMFVVMKANAVLDGSMPALLYGYGGFNVSVQPTFSVTRLVFIQHFNGVLAVANIRGGGEYGEKWHNGGRFLNKQNTFDDFQCAAEYLIEKKYTTSKKLTIQGGSNGGMVIAACVNQRPDLFGAAIAEVGVMDMLRFHKFTVGYAWISDYGSSDEKEHFENLIKFSPLHNVRAPENGTQYPATMLLTADHDDRVVPLHSLKLIATMQHKLGKLPQQSNPILGRIETKAGHGHGKPTTKIIEERTDILAFMTQTLGLEFHK